A stretch of DNA from Spirosoma endbachense:
ACTGATTACGGCGATTCCAATGATGTTGTTCATGCCCTATGCAGCGCACGCGCTCGGTTTGTCGCCGGAGGTAACGGGAGCCTGGCTGGGCGGAACGATCGATACAACCGGTGCGGTTGTGGCATCAGGAACATTAGCGGGCGATGAGGCTTTAAAAATCAGTACCATTGTCAAATTTTCGCAGAATGTGTTGCTGGGCGTGGCCGCTTTTGCCATTAGCGTATACTGGACCTATACTAAAAACCAGTCTGCCGATGTGCAGACCAGTAAACCAACTTTGGGCGTCATCTGGGAGCGATTTCCGAAGTTTATTCTGGGCTTTCTGGGAGCATCATTGCTGTTTTCTTTTGTGTTGGATGCGGAAACGGTAGACAGCGTAAAAGGAAGTCTAAAAAGCCTTCAGGGACTATGGTTTGCGCTGGCCTTCACCAGCATTGGCCTTGAAACCCGCTTTGCGGATCTGTTCAAAGCCGACAATCGCCGACCGCTTTACGCCTTTTTGATTGCCCAGACATTCAATATTTTTATCACGCTAATAATCGCGTATTTTCTGTTTCGGTAAGCTTTACGATCGGGCTGGATGCTGGCCCGATTGCAGTAAATTCTACGCTGACCAGCGGGTGAAGTAGTAAATTTTCAAGAAAAGTATTCTTTTCTTATAGATTATATAGGAATTTGTTGCTTTTTTGAAAACAGAGGCTCTATATTTGAATCGTCTTACACTTACTACCTGCAAAGTAGCTGTGGATTTATACCGAAAGGGGGAGAGACAGGCTCATTGAACCCTTAGCAACGTTCCAGTTGGAAACCGTGCTAACCTGCCTAATTGGTTAGGAACTATAAATTTACACCCGCTCCGGCGGACAGGCATGATTACCCAAACATCTTCTTCCGGCTCCTGTAGAATCAGGAATTCACGCAATTTGGCTCTACAATTCTGTTGTTGCCTTTGTTGATTGGCGGACCAATGATCTATTGGCTGTACTGTTGATTGATTATTCGTAACTCCATCTCGATACGTCGGCTAAATAGCTCCCGCTGATTTATTCTGTATCAATATATTCTACTTAATATATAGAATATATGTATTAATAATTATTCCTGTGAACTCACCACCAGTTTACGGTCTAGACACAAACACCATGACACACAAAGTTTTACGCACGTTTTACCGCTTACTGCATTTGAGCATTGCCCTTTTATGGCTTTCACAAAATGCTCTAGCCCAGGGACAGTCGGTTTCTGGAACAATCAGGGACAAAGCAACCGGAGAAGGGTTGTCCGGAGTATCTGTTGTAGTGAAGGGGACAACCACAGGCACAACATCTGACCAGGAAGGACGATTTAAATTGAACGCTCCCTCAAACGCAACCCTGATTTTCTCATTCATTGGCTATTCATCTGTGGAGCAACCCGTACAGGGCCGAACAGCTTTTTCAATTGATCTGAGTGCCGATACGAAGCAACTCAGCGAAGTGATGGTGGTTGGCTATGGTACGCAGACAAAAGCCGAATTTACGGGATCGGCTGTGCGGGTCAACGGCGACGCGATCAAACAACAACCCGTACAAAGTTTCGATCAGGCCCTTCAGGGGCGGGCCGCCGGAGTAAGTATTGCGCAGCCCAATGGCGTACTCAACAATCCGCCCGTGATCCGGATTCGCGGAGTAAATTCAATCTCGCTGAGTTCGTATCCACTGGTTGTGGTCGATGGTATTCCTATCAATACGGGAAATGTGTCGGCTAGTACGGCTGTACCCAACAACCCGCTCGGCGACATCAATCCCGCCGATATTGAATCGATCGATGTGCTGAAAGATGCCGCTTCGACTTCCATTTACGGTTCACGGGCTGCTGCGGGTGTGTTGCTGATCACCACCAAGCGCGGAAAAGAAGGGAAGCCACGGATCAGCTATGAGACCTGGGTTGGCTCTTCCGAAACGGTTCGGCTACCCAAGCTATTGAACGCTGAACAATACATCGCCATCAAGAATGAAGCTGTTTTGAATGCCAAGATTCTGGGCGGTAATCAGAACAACGACAATGTTGCATCGGCACTTTTCTTTCAGAATAATAATCCCGATGGTTCTCCTATCGACACCCGGTGGTACGATTACATCTACCGGACGGGGGTATCGCAAAGCCACAATATCAGCGTATCGGGTGGTACAAAATCAACGACCTATTATTTCTCTGCCAACTACACCAAGCAGCAGGGAATTCTGAAAGGAAATGATTTTAACCGGAAAGGTGCCCGATTTAATATCGATCAGGACATTACAAACTGGCTGAAACTGAAAGCGAGCGTTTCCTATAATACCAGTTTCAATCTGTCGCCCTACTCGGGGTCAACCCCCAATACGACCTTCCTGCTGGTCTCGGCAGCCCGCCTGGCCATCGCCCTGCCACCAAATGTACCCGTCTATAATACAGATGGGAGCTATAGCATCAATCCCGCCAGCCCGAACACAATTGGCATGGGCAACAATCAGGTGATCAGTAATTTCGGAAACCCGGTAGCACTGCTGGATTTAAACCGGTATTCATCCGAAAACGACCGGATCATCGGTAGTTTCAGCGCGAATGCCAAACTGCTGAAGAACCTCGACTTTACAACGACTTACTCCATTGACCGTCTGCGAACTGATAACATCAGTTTCGATAGTCCGATTCAGGGGAATGGCTATTCGAGCAAGGGCTCGGCCACCAACGTCAGTGCCGTTCGCGATAACTGGGACTGGGCCAATACACTGACATATAATGAGACCTTTGGCAGCAAACATGCCCTGTCGGTTCTGGCGGGATATGACGTGCAGAAGTTTAATAATTCATCCTGGGGGGCCACCCGCACGCAGACGTCTGATCCATTTTTTCAGAATTATCAGGGGAACTGGGGCTCGATTACGGCCTCAAACAACGACCTGAATGAGCGGGCTTATCTGTCGTTCTTTTCGCGGCTGACGTATGATCTGAGTAAGAAATATTTCGCTACCATCAACTTCCGGCGGGATGGTAACTCAGCCCTGGGAACCGGTCGGAAATACGGAAACTTCGGCGGAGTATCGGCCGGGTGGGCCTTATCGGAGGAGCCATTCTATAAAAACTCACGACTGTCCACAACTCTCAGTAATGTTAAACTCCGGGCCAGCTGGGGCCGGGTCGGTAATGGTAACCTGAGCGATTCGTATAGCTCACTGGAATTGTATAGTGGCTCGCTGTATGGGAATGTGCCGACCTGGTCGATTTCGCAGGCGGGTAACCCCAACTTAGGCTGGGAAACCAGCGACCAGACGAACATCGGTGCTGATCTGGGCTTCCTCAACGACCGCGTACAGGTTGAACTGACGTATTTTAATAACAATGTCAACGGTCTGATTCTGAGTGCTCCACAGGCCGTATCGAAAGGCATTCCCAGTAATTCGATTCTGGGTAATGTCGGGGCCATGTACAACCAGGGCATTGAACTGGGTATTACTGGAACCGTTGTTCGGAAAGGTGACTTTTCCTGGAATGCTTCGCTCAATTACACCAATCTGACCAATAAAGTAACGGCATTGTCGGATGGTAATACCGACATCGTCGGAACAACCATGGTCGCCTATGAGGCCACGAACGTCACGCGGGTTGGCTATTCGGTGGGGAGTTTGTATGGGGCTAAAACGGCCGGAGTAAATCCTGATAATGGCCGTCGCATTTTTATCAACGCCAAAGGCGAGAAAGTGCAGTATAGCCAGGTTGTGGCACCGGGCGAAAGCCAGTGGACGTACCTGGATGGCAAGACGGCCCCCGCCATTACGGGCGCAGACTATTACCTGATTGGCAA
This window harbors:
- a CDS encoding SusC/RagA family TonB-linked outer membrane protein — its product is MTHKVLRTFYRLLHLSIALLWLSQNALAQGQSVSGTIRDKATGEGLSGVSVVVKGTTTGTTSDQEGRFKLNAPSNATLIFSFIGYSSVEQPVQGRTAFSIDLSADTKQLSEVMVVGYGTQTKAEFTGSAVRVNGDAIKQQPVQSFDQALQGRAAGVSIAQPNGVLNNPPVIRIRGVNSISLSSYPLVVVDGIPINTGNVSASTAVPNNPLGDINPADIESIDVLKDAASTSIYGSRAAAGVLLITTKRGKEGKPRISYETWVGSSETVRLPKLLNAEQYIAIKNEAVLNAKILGGNQNNDNVASALFFQNNNPDGSPIDTRWYDYIYRTGVSQSHNISVSGGTKSTTYYFSANYTKQQGILKGNDFNRKGARFNIDQDITNWLKLKASVSYNTSFNLSPYSGSTPNTTFLLVSAARLAIALPPNVPVYNTDGSYSINPASPNTIGMGNNQVISNFGNPVALLDLNRYSSENDRIIGSFSANAKLLKNLDFTTTYSIDRLRTDNISFDSPIQGNGYSSKGSATNVSAVRDNWDWANTLTYNETFGSKHALSVLAGYDVQKFNNSSWGATRTQTSDPFFQNYQGNWGSITASNNDLNERAYLSFFSRLTYDLSKKYFATINFRRDGNSALGTGRKYGNFGGVSAGWALSEEPFYKNSRLSTTLSNVKLRASWGRVGNGNLSDSYSSLELYSGSLYGNVPTWSISQAGNPNLGWETSDQTNIGADLGFLNDRVQVELTYFNNNVNGLILSAPQAVSKGIPSNSILGNVGAMYNQGIELGITGTVVRKGDFSWNASLNYTNLTNKVTALSDGNTDIVGTTMVAYEATNVTRVGYSVGSLYGAKTAGVNPDNGRRIFINAKGEKVQYSQVVAPGESQWTYLDGKTAPAITGADYYLIGNALPKWYGGFSNNFKYRNFDAGFNLTFSGGNLIMNGTRATLLDQRAYNNSTEVLTRWQKPGDITDVPRLVYNDQTSTGSSFPVSTNAEKGDFLRLQTASIGYRLPTALFGKTGISSLRVYAQGSNLFLLTPYKGADPESSSNGNSNTTPGVEKNSIGQARTFTVGLNVGF